DNA from Streptomyces sp. NBC_01476:
CCGCCCGCCACGTGGTGAACGCGGCGCCCGACGTCTCGTTCGCGCTCAACTGGGCCCCGGCGGCGAGCGACAGCACGACGCGTACCGTCACCGCGGTCCTGTCGGACAACGGGTCCCGGCCGGTCACCGACGCCGGCCTCACGCTCACCGGGCCGGCCGGTACGAAGATCACCACCGGTTCCACCACGCGGGCGAGGACGATCAAGGGCGGCAGCGCCCTGCGGGCCACCTTCACCGTCACCCTGGAGCCGTCGGCCGAACTCTTCGCCTCCAGCGCGTTCCAGGGCACGGCGGACTACCGCTACCGCTCCGGGACCAACCGGCTGACGGCGGGTGACACCCTCACCGTCAACCACCCGGTGACCGCCCCTTACCGGACCTACTCCTCCACCACGGCGGTCTTCAGCCAGTCCGGCACCCAGCTCGGCATCCGCGCCCAGGGCGCCGACCTGTACAACGCCATCAACGAGTACGGCGCGATCTACCTCCCCGGCGCCGAGCACGACGGCTCCACGACCACGGTGAAGATCAACTCCCAGGCGGACACGGACGTCTGGGCCAAGGCCGGGATCATGGTCCGCAACGACATCACCGAGTCCGACACCTCACCCGGCTATCTCGCCCTTGTCGCGACCCCCGGCAACGGCTATCTCCTGGACTGGGACAGCGACGGCGACGGACACCTCGACTCCCAGGACTCCGCCGGCACCGCGGCCTACCCCTCCTGGCTGAAGCTCGTCCGCACCGGCACCACGTACAGCGGCTACTACTCGAAGGACAACTCCACCTGGAAGCTGGTCGGCACGATCGACCTCCCCACGGCCGCGCCCACCCAGGACGTCGGCCTCACCAACACCTCCCACGCGTCGGGCACCACCAACGAGACCGACTTCGACGCCTTCAGCACCACCCCCTGACTCCACCCCATGGCCAACCCCGGGCGTCCGGTGCGCAGTTCACAGACCTGCGTGCCGGACGCCCGTGCCGTCACCCGCTGCTCCACCCCGGGAGAAAGCGGGGGCGAGAGAGGCGATCCGGGTGGCCGCGGCAGCCGGCTCCACCCGGGACGTGGACGTGGTCACGACCCAGCCGCACGGCAGCGGCACAGTACGGTCCCGGCCGCGCGCCCGCGGAGGCACCCTGCCGGGAGCGCGTCACCACCGCTAGCCTGGGGGCAGTTGGGGCACCGCAAACTGCTTGAGGCTCACCGTCGCACCGGGGAGACGCCGCATGGAACCGGGCACCGCCGCTCCGCCACCGTGGCTCGACCACGTCGCCGACGTCCTGTTCCCCGAAGCGGGCCTCCGCGCGGGATGGACGGACCGGGTGGAACGCGAACTCGTGCGCCACCAGGGGCAGTTGCCGATGGCCGCCGTGCACGCCTGGCAGTGCGCGGGCGACCCGCTGCTCACCGGGCCCGAGCACCGCGCGGTCGGGGCCCTGCACCGCCGGACGCTGACAGGACGGCCGAGCCCCGAGCCCGTCTGGCGCGCCGCCCTGGAGCCCGCGCTCCGCGACCTGTTCACCCGCGCCTACCCCTACCGGGACGCGTACGCGGAGGCCGCGGCGGCCGCGGGCGCCTACGCGCGGGCCAACGGCTACGCCGAGGGCGACGCGCGGCAGTACGGCGAGGTCTACGCGCGGCAGAACACCGACACCAACCGCCTCGCCCACGTGGAGGCGAACACGGTCGCGGGCGCCGCGGCGCTGGCCGCCGCGTACGCCGCCGGGCAGCCGGACGGCTACGCGGCGACCTTCCCGCACGCCCGGGTCGGCGCCGTCGTCACCGCGTACGCCGACGGTGATCCCGGACGTGCCCGGCGGGCCCGTGAGCGTATCGCCGCGGGGCTGCTGCACGCCCTGGCCGGCCCTGTCGGAGCCGACGGCACCGACGGCACCGACGGCTCTGTCAGCCCTTGAGCGGACCGCCGTTGAGCGCGACCCGGCGCCCGTAGCGGGTGAGCGGGTAGTAGTCGTACAGCGCGTGGTGCTGGGTGCAGCGGTTGTCCCAGAACACCAGGGTGCCCGGCGCCCACCGGATGCGGCAGGTCAGCATCGGGCGGCGGGCGGGCACCTCGCACAGGAAGCGCAGCAGTGCGTCGCTCTCGTCCGGTGCCAGTTGCGGGATCCGGGCGGTGTAGGCGCCGTTGACGTACAGCACCGGCCGGTCGGTCTCGGGATGCCATACCACCAGCGGGTGTTCGCTCACCGGGATCACATAGTCGGCCGGCGGGGTGTATCCCTTGAGCGCCAGGCCGCCGTCGTGCACCGCTGTCAGCCCGTCCAGCAGGGTCCGCAGCGCCGGTGACAGCATCTCGTACGCCAGGTGCATGTTGGCGAACAGTGTGTCGCCGCCGCTGTTGCCCTCCGGGATGCGCGAGATGTACAGCATCGAGCCGAGCGACGGCTCCTCGTCGGCCGTGCCGTCGGCGTGCCAGCCGTTGCCGGCGACGTTCGCGGCGGCGGGGTCGGTGCTGATCTCCAGGATGTACGGATCTCCCTCGGGCGGCGCCGGGTTGACCGGGCGCAGCTCGCCGAAGTGGGCCGCGAAGCGCTTGTGGTCCTCGTCGGAGATGTGCTGGTCACGGAGGACCAGTACGTGGTGGCGGAGGAACGCGGCCTTCACTTCCGCCAGTTGCTCCGCCGGAAGCTCCTGGGCGAGGTCGACGCCGGTGACTTCGGCACCGATGACGGGGGTGACCGGTGCGACACCGATCGTGCGGTACTCGGCGGCGGGCCGGGTGGTGACGGCCGCGACGGCCGCCAACTCGTAGCTCTCCATGGGCTCCTCCTCGATACGGTGCCGGTGCGGTGCTGGTGCTGTACTGGGTGCGGACGGTGCATTCGGTGCATTCGGTGCGTTCAGTGCGGCCGGTGGACTCGGTGCGGTGGTGCGGTCGCTGCGGTGGTGGCTGCGGAACGCTCCCGTCACGCACGGGAGTTGGCGGCTCTCGGCATCTCACAGCCCTCGGGCGAGCAGATCGGACAGGATGAGCCGGCCGAACGCGAGGTTGCCGTGGATCGCGTCGTCCGCCTCGCAGAACTCCGGTCGCTGCAGGCCGTCCGGGCCGGTGGAGCGGGCCCGCAGGTCCACCATCTCCACGCCGACGCGGACCAGTTCGGTCCTGATGCTCTCCTGTGCGGCGGCGAAGACGAGCGGGTCGCAGTGGTCGGGGACGCGTTGCGGCGGCATCACCGCGAGGACCCGCAGGCCGAGTCCGAGGGCGTGCCGGTAGA
Protein-coding regions in this window:
- a CDS encoding SpcZ, which gives rise to MEPGTAAPPPWLDHVADVLFPEAGLRAGWTDRVERELVRHQGQLPMAAVHAWQCAGDPLLTGPEHRAVGALHRRTLTGRPSPEPVWRAALEPALRDLFTRAYPYRDAYAEAAAAAGAYARANGYAEGDARQYGEVYARQNTDTNRLAHVEANTVAGAAALAAAYAAGQPDGYAATFPHARVGAVVTAYADGDPGRARRARERIAAGLLHALAGPVGADGTDGTDGSVSP
- a CDS encoding TauD/TfdA dioxygenase family protein: MESYELAAVAAVTTRPAAEYRTIGVAPVTPVIGAEVTGVDLAQELPAEQLAEVKAAFLRHHVLVLRDQHISDEDHKRFAAHFGELRPVNPAPPEGDPYILEISTDPAAANVAGNGWHADGTADEEPSLGSMLYISRIPEGNSGGDTLFANMHLAYEMLSPALRTLLDGLTAVHDGGLALKGYTPPADYVIPVSEHPLVVWHPETDRPVLYVNGAYTARIPQLAPDESDALLRFLCEVPARRPMLTCRIRWAPGTLVFWDNRCTQHHALYDYYPLTRYGRRVALNGGPLKG